The Verrucomicrobiia bacterium DNA window GTCTTCATCGGATCCTGGCAGCATTTTCCCGTCGTCGTGGGCCTGGCTGTCTTCGGCGTGCTGGTGACGGCCATTTATCTCCTGCGCATGGTCCAGCATGTCTGCTACGGCCCGGTCAGTGAACGCTGGCCGAAACTTCGCGACGTGAAGACGCTTTCGGAAAAGCTGCCTTTTCTCCTGCTGCTCGGCGGACTGCTTCTTTTCGGGTTCTGGCCCAACGGCCTTTTGAGGGTGATCGAACCCGCGGTGGGGGCGCTCCTTAAATGAACCTTTCCTTATTAATGCCCGAATTCACGGCCCTGGGCGTCCTTCTCGCGCTGCTCGTCGGCGAAATGTTCTGCAAGGATTTTTCAAGCCGCCTTTCCGCCAAAGTTTCCCTGGCCGGCTGCTTCCTGGTGCTCGCGGTCATTATCCTGAACGCCAAGGCGCGCGGAACCGCGTTTGACGGCGTTTTTACGGTGACGCCGCTCGCGATTTTCTTCAAAGTCTTCTTCGTGACGGCGCTCATGCCCGTCATCCTCATGGCCCAGGAATTTTTCCCGGCCAAGGTCAAGCATCCGGGTGAGCTGTTCCTGATCCTCTGGTGCACGCTCATCGGTTCGTTCTTCCTTTCCTCGGCCAATGACCTGCTCGTTCTCTTCATCGCCCTGGAAATTGTGACGCTGTCCTTTTACATCATGGCCGCCTACATCCGCAAAGAACTCATCTCGATCGAGTCGGGCTTGAAATACCTGATCATCGGCTCCCTGGCCTCGGCCTTCCTGATCTACGGCATCAGCCTTCTCTACGTGGCGACCGGCACGACGTCCATCGACGGCGTGCGCCTGGCCGTGGCCGCCGCGCCCGGAAGCGCGCTCTTCAAGCTGTGCCTGGTCTTCGTGCTCGCGGGCATCGGCTTCAAGGTTGCGTCCGTGCCGTTCCAGCTGTGGGTCCCGGACGTTTACGAAGGCGCGCCTTCTCCGGTGGTAGCGTATCTTTCCACGGGCTCCAAGGCTGCCGGTTTTGTTCTCGCGCTGCGGCTTCTCTTCTCCGTTTTTCCGTCTCTGGAACACGAAAGAACGCTCCTCATTTCCCTGCTGGCCGCGCTGACGATCCTCTACGGCAATCTCGGCGCACTGATGCAGGGCAACATCAAGCGCCTCTTCGGCTACTCGAGCATCGGGCATGCGGGTTACATCCTGATCGGCATTGCGGCGGGCGGCGTCGAAGGGGTTCGCGCTGTTCTGTTTTACATTCTTGCGTATGGATTGACGAACCTCGCGGCCTTCTACGTGATCACGCTGGTGGGCAAGACGCTGAAAAGCGACCGCATTGAATCCTACCGCGGCCTGTCGCACCGCTCGCCGTTTCTCGCGGCGATCATGTTTCTCGCGCTGCTGTCGCTGGCGGGCGTTCCTCCGCTCGCGGGTTTCTTCGGCAAGTTCCTGGTGCTGCTCGCGGCCGTGAACCATGATCTGAAATGGCTCGCGCTTGTCGGCGCCCTGGCCGTCGCCATCTCCCTTTTTTATTACCTCAGCCTGGTTCGGAAAATGTACCTCGAAGAATCCGTCCAGACCTCTCCCATTCTTGTCCCGCTTCCGGCGCGGATCACTCTCGGCATTCTCGCCGCCGCCATCATCCTCGTCGGCCTTTTCCAGGGCCCGGCGCTTTCCTTCGCGGCCTGGGCCGCGCAGTCGCTCTTCTAATTTCTCCGAAAAAGTAACTGCTGCATTTTGAGGCAAACGCTTCCGTGCATGCCACGGGCCTCATGCAGTCAAGCCCATGGGACAGATCTGAAGACCTGTCCCCGTTCATACTCACGGAGAACTCCCTTGGATATTTGCGCAAGGCTTGCGATTACTTGCTGGAAACGACGCGGGTGTAATTCGGGTTGGGATTGAGCAGCTCGACGATGTCGAGTTTCATGCCTTCGCGGCTGTAGGCGGACGTGTCCACGATCTTGGTGTCCATGCGGATCGCGTCTTCGGGGCAGGCCTCCACGCAAAAGCCGCAGTAAACGCATTTGCCGAGGTCGATGTCGAAGCTGGCGGGGCGCTTTTCGATGGTGGGGTCCGGATGCTCTTCGGCCACGATCGTGATGCAGCGGGCCGGGCACACGGTTTCGCACATCATGCAGGCCACGCAGCGGGTGGAACCGTCCGCCCGCTTGGTGAGGCGGTGGCGGGTCCGGGAACGAAGGGCCGCGGCGCGGCGCTCTTCGGGATACATAATCGTGACCGCAGCCCTGACGGCCTTGAACAGGCCCAGGGTGTGCATCGTATGGAAGAACATGTTCTTCCAGAAGTGGCCGGAGGTGATCCACACGCCTTTAATGATTTCAGGAAGGTAGATCTGTTCCCAAAAAGTCATTTTCGGGCGCTGCATGATTTTGGTCTTGATTGCCATGAAATAGTCCTTTGAGAGGGGGATAAAGAAGCGCTAGTCTAGCGTTTTTAGGGGCATTTTTCAATCCCCAAGTAAAGGCTCCGGCCGCGGGACGAAATACCCTTTAAGATGCTTCCCGGCCTTGCCGAAAATGTCTTTCTAGGTTAGGGTTTGAATACGTTGCCCGAGAAAACGTCCTAATTTCCCCCATTAACCGCGTCTGACGCAAGGAGTCCCACATGAAGACCAAGACCCTGTTCCTGACTGTCCTCCTGTCCAGCTTTCTGGCCGTGCCTGCCTTTGCCAACCACGGCGGCGGAGAGTTTCAAGGAGGCGGCACGCCTTCCCTCAAGGAAAAGTTTTTCGAGAAATACCATTTCCTCATGAGCCATCGTGAAGACCTGAAGCTTAGCCAGGACCAGATCAGCGGCCTGATGGACCTCAAATTCGCCATCAAAAAAGACTTTGCCGAGACCGAGGCCCAGATGGAAGTGGCCACGCTCAATCTTTTCCAGGAACTGCATAAAAACGATGCGGACCTGAACAAGATGAACGGGTTCATCGACAACAAGATCGAGGCCAAAAGGCGTTTCGATTACGACCTGGCCAAATCGCTGATCGAGATGAAAAAAATCCTGAGCGCGGACCAGGTCAAGCAGATGCAGGACCTCTGGCTGAAGGACGAATACGCGCATTAAAAGCGATTCACGACTAAAAGCAAAAAGGGGACAGGCCGAAAGCCTGTCCCCTTTTTTTATTCTCCCCGGCGTTAAACAGCCGTTTCTTGCCTGTGCTTGCGGCGTTCTTCCTGAAGGTAGCGGACAATGGCGGGCACAAGCCAGCGCGGCGTCAATCTCACGGAAAAGGCCATGATTTTATTGAGCAGCCCCGGAATCACCAATCTTTTTCCCCGCATCAGGCCGCGGTAACCCGCTTCGGCGACGGGCGCCGCTTTCATGGCGGCGTAAGTGAAGAGCTTCACGTGGCCAATCCCCGCGGTCTTCTGGAATTCCGAGCGCGTAGGGCCAGGGCAAAGGCAGGTCACGGTGACTCCGGTTCCGGCCAGTTCGTGCGACAGCGCTTCCGAAAAAGAAAGCACGTACGCCTTACTCGCGTAGTAAACGGCCATGAGCGGCCCGGGCTGGAATGCGGCCGTCGACGCCACATTCAGGATTTTGCCGGACTTTTTCCGGGCCATGGCCGGAAGAAACAGCTTGCAGAGATCGGTCAGCGCCTCGATGTTCAGCCGAAGCATGGCCAGTTCTTTGTCCCGCGAGGTTTCCAGAAAAAATCCATGCGTTCCCACGCCCGCATTATTGACGAGCACGTCGACGGCCAAGCCCGCGCGCTGGACCTCCTGAAAAAGCTCATGCGCCGCGCCGGGCGCGCTGAGGTCCTTGACGATATTGCGGACCTGGCTGCCATAAACCTTGCGGACTTCAGCGGCGATTTCCTCGAGTTTTTCCGAAGACCGGGCCACGAGCACGAGGTCAAACCCTTCGCGGGCGAAAATCCGGGCGAATTCGAGGCCGATGCCGTAAGAAGCGCCCGTTACGAGCGCGGTCTGATTTTTACGCATTGTAGACAAAGACATGCTCTCCTTTGGGCTGCGCCTGCGGCTTGATCAGGCCCTTTTCCACTTTTTCCGCCCAGATGCCGTCCGTGTCGAAGTCGACGTAGATTTTTTCGGACGGGGCTTTGCCTTTGATGTAATCCTCAACCTTGAGGAGCGCCCAATCCGTGAAAAG harbors:
- a CDS encoding NADH-quinone oxidoreductase subunit I, which codes for MAIKTKIMQRPKMTFWEQIYLPEIIKGVWITSGHFWKNMFFHTMHTLGLFKAVRAAVTIMYPEERRAAALRSRTRHRLTKRADGSTRCVACMMCETVCPARCITIVAEEHPDPTIEKRPASFDIDLGKCVYCGFCVEACPEDAIRMDTKIVDTSAYSREGMKLDIVELLNPNPNYTRVVSSK
- a CDS encoding SDR family oxidoreductase codes for the protein MSLSTMRKNQTALVTGASYGIGLEFARIFAREGFDLVLVARSSEKLEEIAAEVRKVYGSQVRNIVKDLSAPGAAHELFQEVQRAGLAVDVLVNNAGVGTHGFFLETSRDKELAMLRLNIEALTDLCKLFLPAMARKKSGKILNVASTAAFQPGPLMAVYYASKAYVLSFSEALSHELAGTGVTVTCLCPGPTRSEFQKTAGIGHVKLFTYAAMKAAPVAEAGYRGLMRGKRLVIPGLLNKIMAFSVRLTPRWLVPAIVRYLQEERRKHRQETAV
- a CDS encoding NADH-quinone oxidoreductase subunit N; this encodes MNLSLLMPEFTALGVLLALLVGEMFCKDFSSRLSAKVSLAGCFLVLAVIILNAKARGTAFDGVFTVTPLAIFFKVFFVTALMPVILMAQEFFPAKVKHPGELFLILWCTLIGSFFLSSANDLLVLFIALEIVTLSFYIMAAYIRKELISIESGLKYLIIGSLASAFLIYGISLLYVATGTTSIDGVRLAVAAAPGSALFKLCLVFVLAGIGFKVASVPFQLWVPDVYEGAPSPVVAYLSTGSKAAGFVLALRLLFSVFPSLEHERTLLISLLAALTILYGNLGALMQGNIKRLFGYSSIGHAGYILIGIAAGGVEGVRAVLFYILAYGLTNLAAFYVITLVGKTLKSDRIESYRGLSHRSPFLAAIMFLALLSLAGVPPLAGFFGKFLVLLAAVNHDLKWLALVGALAVAISLFYYLSLVRKMYLEESVQTSPILVPLPARITLGILAAAIILVGLFQGPALSFAAWAAQSLF